In Archangium lipolyticum, a single genomic region encodes these proteins:
- the rpsR gene encoding 30S ribosomal protein S18 gives MIGNDRNAPRGGDRDRDRDRGDRDGGGRGGAGGDDEKRGGRGFGRKKVCRFCAEKNAKVDFKDQSTLKYFVTERGKIIPRRISGNCAKHQREIATAIKRARGLAMLPYNAMVG, from the coding sequence ATGATCGGTAATGACAGGAACGCTCCCCGCGGCGGCGACAGGGACAGGGACAGGGACAGGGGCGACAGGGACGGCGGCGGCCGTGGTGGCGCCGGTGGTGATGACGAGAAGCGTGGTGGACGTGGCTTCGGCCGCAAGAAGGTCTGCCGCTTCTGCGCGGAGAAGAACGCGAAGGTGGACTTCAAGGATCAGTCGACCCTGAAGTACTTCGTGACCGAGCGCGGCAAGATCATCCCCCGCCGCATCTCGGGCAACTGCGCCAAGCACCAGCGCGAGATCGCCACGGCCATCAAGCGCGCCCGCGGT
- the rpsF gene encoding 30S ribosomal protein S6, whose protein sequence is MAETQAAKRLREYETIFLVKPDLTDDNVDKLKERVRGIVGREGGKVLRFTVWGKKKTLYPIAKQPRAIYVHASYLGHTRLVAEVERNLRNFDEVTRFLSVKLADEVDPETRPVLEDLKLAGDVEETRPGAAPVERVVAEDLPESADEEATEEA, encoded by the coding sequence ATGGCTGAGACGCAGGCCGCCAAGCGGCTTCGTGAGTACGAGACCATCTTCCTGGTCAAGCCGGACCTCACCGACGACAACGTGGACAAGCTCAAGGAGCGCGTTCGCGGCATCGTGGGCCGTGAGGGTGGCAAGGTCCTCCGCTTCACGGTGTGGGGCAAGAAGAAGACGCTGTACCCCATCGCCAAGCAGCCGCGCGCCATCTACGTGCACGCCAGCTACCTGGGCCACACCCGGCTGGTGGCCGAGGTGGAGCGCAACCTCCGCAACTTCGACGAGGTGACGCGCTTCCTGTCCGTGAAGCTGGCGGACGAGGTGGATCCCGAGACCCGTCCGGTGCTCGAGGACCTGAAGCTGGCGGGTGACGTCGAGGAGACGCGTCCTGGTGCCGCGCCCGTCGAGCGCGTGGTGGCCGAGGACCTGCCCGAGTCGGCTGATGAGGAGGCCACCGAGGAGGCCTGA
- the pth gene encoding aminoacyl-tRNA hydrolase: protein MKLICGLGNPGREYERHRHNIGFMVVEALLSRARAELNQEKFQARVGQGTLGGEKVLFLEPQTYMNLSGRSLAEAARFYKVAVEDILVIHDELDLPFGRLQLKAGGGSGGHNGLKSSVSSLGADGFIRLRFGIGKPQGPNAKDRVAGYVLSNFDDGERRQLDDLIAQAADAADTWVRDGLATAMNRYNKRAP from the coding sequence ATGAAGCTCATTTGTGGACTGGGCAATCCCGGGCGCGAGTACGAGCGGCACCGGCACAACATCGGATTCATGGTGGTGGAGGCGCTGCTGTCGCGCGCCCGCGCCGAGCTCAACCAGGAGAAGTTCCAGGCCCGGGTGGGCCAGGGCACCCTGGGGGGCGAGAAGGTCCTCTTCCTCGAGCCGCAGACCTACATGAACCTGTCCGGCCGCTCGCTGGCCGAGGCGGCGCGCTTCTACAAGGTGGCGGTGGAGGACATCCTCGTCATCCACGACGAGTTGGATCTGCCCTTCGGGCGGCTGCAGTTGAAGGCGGGCGGGGGCAGCGGAGGCCACAACGGGCTGAAGAGCAGCGTGTCCAGCCTGGGAGCGGACGGCTTCATCCGGCTGCGCTTCGGCATCGGCAAGCCGCAGGGCCCCAACGCCAAGGACCGGGTGGCCGGGTACGTGCTGTCCAACTTCGATGACGGCGAGCGCCGGCAGCTGGACGATTTGATCGCCCAGGCGGCGGACGCGGCCGACACCTGGGTGCGTGACGGCCTGGCGACGGCGATGAACCGGTACAACAAGCGGGCGCCTTGA
- a CDS encoding 50S ribosomal protein L25/general stress protein Ctc — protein MSIDKSTLEVKAREGAGKGAARRLRAQGLVPAVVYGKHLEKPISVAVDPKSVRQAINTPHKFNTLITLKGVGAEQQVLFKDYQQDPVTREILHVDFIAVREDEQVKVNVPVVLTGKAEGVAEGGLLTQIRREIEVWAKPRSIPEKIEVDVTPLKIAQALHINDVKLPEGITVKTNVNYTLAVISAPEGAVEAAPAAAAAAAPAAAAAKPAAGAAAKPAAGAAAKPAAGAKK, from the coding sequence ATGTCCATCGACAAGAGCACGCTCGAGGTGAAGGCCCGTGAGGGCGCTGGCAAGGGCGCCGCGCGCCGTCTGCGCGCCCAGGGCCTGGTGCCCGCCGTCGTCTACGGCAAGCACCTGGAGAAGCCGATCAGCGTCGCCGTCGACCCGAAGTCCGTGCGCCAGGCCATCAACACCCCGCACAAGTTCAACACCCTCATCACCCTCAAGGGCGTGGGTGCCGAGCAGCAGGTCCTCTTCAAGGACTACCAGCAGGATCCGGTCACGCGTGAGATCCTCCACGTGGACTTCATCGCCGTCCGCGAGGACGAGCAGGTGAAGGTGAACGTGCCCGTGGTGCTCACCGGCAAGGCCGAGGGCGTGGCCGAGGGTGGTCTGCTCACGCAGATCCGCCGTGAGATCGAGGTCTGGGCCAAGCCGCGCTCCATCCCCGAGAAGATCGAGGTGGACGTGACGCCGCTGAAGATCGCCCAGGCGCTCCACATCAACGATGTGAAGCTGCCCGAGGGCATCACGGTGAAGACGAACGTGAACTACACGCTGGCCGTCATCAGCGCGCCCGAGGGCGCGGTCGAGGCGGCTCCGGCGGCGGCGGCTGCTGCTGCTCCGGCGGCCGCTGCGGCCAAGCCGGCGGCGGGTGCGGCGGCCAAGCCGGCGGCGGGCGCCGCGGCCAAGCCGGCGGCGGGCGCGAAGAAGTAA
- a CDS encoding ribose-phosphate pyrophosphokinase, which translates to MQQPRDFKVFTGSSNPGLAHRICDYLKRPLGKATVGRFSDGEIHVEVGENVRGLDIFIVQSTCPPANDHLMELLIMCDALKRASAGSINAVIPYYGYARQDRKVAPRTPITAKLIADLLEVAGATRVVSMDMHAGQIQGFFNIPSDHLYASPVFLDDLRKKFPDSQDLVIVSPDAGGVERARAYSKRLNCGLAIIDKRRPRPNASEVMNLIGDVNGKDAVLVDDMVDTAGTLTQAAAALKDRGARRVMAYAVHPILSGPAIQRIQDSTLEEVVFTDTVPLSPAAQASGKMRVLTTERLFGEAIARIHRADSLSSLFV; encoded by the coding sequence ATGCAGCAGCCGCGCGACTTCAAGGTGTTCACCGGGAGCTCCAACCCGGGTCTGGCCCACCGCATCTGCGACTACCTCAAGCGCCCCTTGGGGAAGGCGACGGTAGGCCGCTTCTCCGACGGGGAAATCCACGTGGAGGTCGGTGAGAACGTCCGCGGCCTGGACATCTTCATCGTCCAGTCCACGTGCCCGCCGGCCAATGACCACCTGATGGAGCTGCTCATCATGTGCGACGCGCTCAAGCGCGCGAGCGCCGGCTCCATCAACGCCGTCATCCCCTACTACGGGTATGCCCGGCAGGACCGGAAGGTGGCCCCGCGCACGCCCATCACCGCCAAGCTGATCGCGGATCTGCTGGAGGTGGCCGGCGCCACGCGCGTGGTGTCCATGGACATGCACGCCGGGCAGATCCAGGGCTTCTTCAACATCCCCTCGGATCACCTCTACGCCTCGCCGGTCTTCCTGGACGACCTGCGCAAGAAGTTCCCCGACTCGCAGGACCTGGTCATCGTCTCGCCGGACGCGGGCGGCGTGGAGCGCGCGCGCGCCTACTCCAAGCGGCTCAACTGCGGCCTGGCCATCATCGACAAGCGCCGGCCGCGTCCCAACGCCTCCGAGGTGATGAACCTCATCGGCGATGTGAACGGCAAGGACGCGGTGCTGGTGGACGACATGGTGGACACCGCGGGCACGCTCACCCAGGCGGCCGCCGCCCTGAAGGACCGGGGCGCGCGCCGGGTGATGGCCTACGCCGTCCACCCCATCCTCTCCGGGCCCGCCATCCAGCGCATCCAGGACTCCACCCTGGAAGAGGTCGTCTTCACGGACACGGTGCCCCTGTCGCCCGCCGCCCAGGCCAGCGGCAAGATGCGCGTGCTCACCACCGAGCGCCTCTTCGGTGAGGCCATCGCCCGCATCCACCGCGCCGACTCGCTCAGCTCCCTCTTCGTCTAG
- the spoVG gene encoding septation regulator SpoVG translates to MNITDVKVYPVEEDKLKAYVTITLDHCFVIRDLKVIHGASGLFIAMPAKRRKDGTYKDIAHPLNADTRNQMERTILMEYERHLQTAAGGATVFQVAEHD, encoded by the coding sequence ATGAACATCACCGACGTCAAGGTGTACCCGGTTGAAGAGGATAAGCTGAAGGCGTACGTGACCATCACCCTGGACCACTGCTTCGTGATCCGGGATTTGAAGGTCATTCACGGAGCTTCCGGCCTCTTCATCGCCATGCCGGCCAAACGGCGGAAGGACGGGACGTACAAGGACATCGCCCATCCGCTCAACGCGGACACGCGCAACCAGATGGAGCGGACCATCCTCATGGAGTACGAGCGGCACCTGCAGACAGCCGCCGGGGGAGCGACCGTCTTCCAGGTGGCTGAGCACGACTGA
- a CDS encoding DUF5658 family protein — protein MAATQATHGAGIEGASFHITPAAVLLLVLNLLDGLFTLTFLQLDVAEELNPLMRVAYEHSPLAFMTVKVTIVSLGLTLLCLHRSLRISQRAIQAGAALYCVIDVYHLAFLAHVCQRGIG, from the coding sequence GTGGCGGCGACGCAGGCGACTCACGGGGCGGGGATCGAGGGAGCTTCCTTCCACATCACTCCGGCGGCGGTGCTGCTGCTGGTGCTCAACCTGCTGGATGGGCTCTTCACCCTCACCTTTTTACAGCTGGATGTGGCCGAGGAGCTCAATCCGCTGATGCGGGTGGCCTACGAGCACTCGCCCCTGGCCTTCATGACCGTCAAGGTGACGATCGTCAGCCTGGGGCTGACGCTGCTGTGCCTGCACCGTTCGCTGAGAATCAGCCAGCGGGCCATCCAGGCGGGCGCGGCGCTCTACTGCGTCATCGACGTGTACCACCTCGCCTTCCTGGCCCATGTCTGTCAGCGAGGCATCGGTTGA
- a CDS encoding thymidine kinase, with product MQQFPKDIGWIEVICGSMFSGKTEELIRRIKRAVYGKQDVQVFKPKLDNRYDETQVVSHSQLKLTSIPIERAEEIFLHLEPQTQVVGIDEVQFFGAEVVAVCDALANKGLRVIAAGLDQDYQGRPFEPMPQLLAIAEYVTKQLAICVVCGNPANRSQRLVDRGERVVVGAAGAYEARCRKCHQPEPAEATPPPQTMKLF from the coding sequence GTGCAACAATTCCCCAAAGACATCGGGTGGATAGAGGTCATCTGCGGCTCGATGTTCTCCGGCAAGACCGAGGAGCTCATCCGGCGCATCAAGCGTGCGGTTTACGGCAAGCAGGACGTCCAGGTCTTCAAGCCGAAATTGGACAACCGCTACGACGAGACGCAGGTGGTGAGCCACTCACAGTTGAAATTGACGTCCATACCGATTGAACGGGCTGAAGAAATTTTCCTTCACCTGGAGCCCCAGACCCAGGTGGTGGGCATCGACGAGGTGCAGTTCTTCGGCGCCGAGGTGGTGGCGGTCTGTGATGCACTGGCCAACAAGGGCCTGCGCGTCATCGCCGCGGGGCTGGACCAGGACTACCAGGGCCGTCCCTTCGAGCCGATGCCCCAGCTGCTGGCGATCGCCGAGTACGTGACGAAGCAACTGGCCATCTGCGTGGTGTGTGGCAATCCGGCCAACCGCTCGCAGCGCCTGGTGGACCGGGGCGAGCGCGTGGTGGTGGGCGCCGCCGGAGCCTACGAGGCGCGCTGCCGCAAGTGCCACCAGCCGGAGCCCGCCGAGGCCACTCCGCCCCCCCAGACGATGAAGCTGTTCTGA
- a CDS encoding uracil phosphoribosyltransferase → MRDTLYANVPFQLSEMPHRYGPNVHLVGNPFLLSQLAKLCSKATLQPEINRLVALLYTDLVKTVINAEFPRKMVALPTRMIDHTPQGIYQGEVIDPAVRAVTVNIARAGTLPSQVTYDLLNTTVDPVLVRQDHIIMSRMIDAKETVVGSNIGGAKIGGDIDDAIVLFPDPMGATGGSLCTAVSMYKEKVPGTPRRILSLNLIVTPEFLRRISREHPDVVVYALRLDRGLSPPEVFGTIPGELWEKERGLDDRQYIVPGGGGFGEIMNNAYV, encoded by the coding sequence ATGCGTGACACCCTCTACGCCAACGTCCCCTTCCAGTTGAGCGAGATGCCCCACCGGTACGGACCCAACGTCCACCTGGTGGGCAACCCGTTCCTGCTCTCGCAGCTGGCGAAGCTGTGCTCCAAGGCCACCCTGCAGCCGGAGATCAACCGGCTGGTGGCGCTGCTCTACACGGACCTGGTGAAGACGGTCATCAACGCGGAGTTCCCGCGCAAGATGGTGGCCCTGCCCACCCGGATGATCGACCACACGCCCCAGGGCATCTACCAGGGCGAGGTCATCGATCCGGCCGTGCGCGCGGTGACGGTGAACATCGCCCGCGCCGGCACGCTGCCCTCCCAGGTGACGTACGACCTGCTCAACACCACGGTGGACCCGGTGCTGGTGCGGCAGGACCACATCATCATGAGCCGGATGATCGACGCCAAGGAGACGGTGGTGGGGTCGAACATCGGCGGGGCCAAGATTGGCGGGGACATCGACGACGCCATCGTCCTGTTCCCCGACCCCATGGGCGCCACCGGCGGCAGCCTCTGCACCGCCGTGTCCATGTACAAGGAGAAGGTGCCCGGCACGCCCCGGCGCATCCTCAGCCTCAACCTGATCGTCACCCCCGAGTTCCTGCGGAGGATTTCCCGCGAGCACCCGGATGTGGTGGTGTACGCGCTGCGTCTGGACCGCGGGCTCTCTCCACCGGAGGTGTTCGGCACCATCCCCGGCGAGCTGTGGGAGAAGGAGCGCGGGCTGGATGACCGGCAGTACATCGTCCCCGGCGGCGGCGGCTTCGGGGAGATCATGAACAACGCGTACGTGTAG
- the hpt gene encoding hypoxanthine phosphoribosyltransferase: MAFYEQDVGIHIDEQKLQARVRELGAQITRDYQGKDLTLICVLKGSAYFAMDLSRAIDLPLTIEFLGVSSYQGGTETTGEVRITTDVSKPMAGKHLLVIEDIIDTGLTMSFLLENLRARHPASLKVATLLEKPARARAQVPIDYKGFVIDDVFVVGYGLDYAERYRNLPFIGVMKGK, from the coding sequence GTGGCTTTCTACGAGCAGGACGTCGGCATCCACATCGATGAGCAGAAGCTTCAGGCCCGCGTGCGTGAGCTGGGCGCGCAGATCACCCGCGACTACCAGGGCAAGGACCTGACGCTCATCTGCGTGCTGAAGGGTTCGGCGTACTTCGCCATGGACCTGTCGCGCGCCATCGATCTGCCGCTGACGATCGAGTTCCTCGGGGTGTCCTCGTACCAGGGCGGCACCGAGACGACGGGCGAGGTGCGCATCACCACCGACGTGAGCAAGCCCATGGCGGGCAAGCACCTGCTCGTCATCGAGGACATCATCGATACCGGGCTCACCATGAGCTTCCTGCTGGAGAACCTGCGCGCCCGCCACCCGGCGTCGCTCAAGGTGGCCACGCTGCTGGAGAAGCCGGCGCGCGCCCGCGCCCAGGTGCCCATCGACTACAAGGGCTTCGTCATCGATGACGTCTTCGTGGTGGGCTACGGCCTCGACTACGCCGAGCGCTACCGCAACCTTCCCTTCATCGGCGTGATGAAGGGCAAGTAG
- a CDS encoding peptidase domain-containing ABC transporter, translating into MLAAPSLRPPFRFSFLSRRRRYPVRRQVEESDCGPACLEMISAFHGAEHAQAVLREFLHVRAPGTTLLDIARVAERMGFRARGVHVEDPEDLTDEEGRALLPAIAHWEGNHFVVLYEVDARHAVVGDPAQGLRRIPRAELPRHWNGVLLLLEPTAVLHAPRVGPDVPVRRSSALRRFGQGLLRYRSLLAQIVLATLLLQGLALAQPFLVQGLVDKAVGQRNVSLLTAIGVGLAVLLLGQVAVTAARGAALFLLSGSYSMLLLTRFWKQLLSLPLSFFARRHRGDLLKRLEDHQRIRRVLQGAAASVLLDLFLLGGYGVVLLLYDTTVFLFFLGSALLYAGWTLVLMPRRGRLDAERFRVGSEASRLELQMIGGIQTLKASAAEPQMRAAWERLQARDFAASRRLWLLDTLHQGGTLFINQAMYLGILLYEAWLVLQGRLSLGQLVATLAILALVLTPLQNLVSFLHDLQDVALSLRRVDVIYEAEPEPSGPATPGAAAMSAHAPEIRLEHVSFRYGPPDAPPILDDVSFTLPAGKMTAIVGRSGAGKTTLAHLLHGLYRPQQGRILYDGVPLEALDSAHLRRSVAYVFQKTDIFDGTLAENIALGDERPDPERLLHAARTACLDDLLALPNGLSTRIGESGIRLSGGEEQRLQLARAIYRNPRVLFLDEATSHLDASTERAITLSLQRESAGRTVVVVAHRLSTVRRADLIVVLERGRVVEQGTHEELLAREGGHYRALVENQMEG; encoded by the coding sequence TTGTTAGCCGCTCCCTCTCTGCGCCCGCCGTTCCGGTTCTCCTTCCTGTCCAGACGCCGCCGCTACCCGGTCCGGCGTCAGGTCGAGGAGTCCGACTGCGGCCCGGCCTGTCTGGAGATGATCTCCGCCTTTCATGGGGCGGAGCACGCCCAGGCCGTGCTTCGCGAGTTCCTGCACGTGCGGGCTCCGGGCACCACCCTGTTGGACATCGCCCGGGTGGCGGAGCGGATGGGGTTCCGCGCTCGCGGTGTCCACGTGGAGGACCCGGAGGACCTGACCGACGAGGAGGGCCGGGCCCTGCTGCCCGCCATCGCCCACTGGGAGGGCAACCACTTCGTCGTCCTCTATGAGGTGGATGCCCGCCACGCCGTCGTGGGGGACCCCGCCCAGGGTCTGCGGCGAATCCCTCGCGCCGAGCTGCCCCGGCACTGGAACGGTGTCCTCCTGCTGCTCGAGCCCACCGCGGTCCTCCATGCGCCTCGCGTGGGGCCGGACGTGCCCGTGCGCCGCTCCTCCGCCCTGCGCCGCTTCGGCCAGGGACTGCTGCGCTACCGCTCACTGCTGGCGCAGATCGTCCTCGCCACGCTCCTCCTTCAGGGTCTGGCGCTCGCGCAGCCCTTCCTCGTCCAGGGGCTGGTGGACAAGGCCGTGGGCCAGCGGAACGTGTCCCTGCTCACCGCCATCGGCGTGGGTCTGGCCGTGCTGTTGCTCGGGCAGGTGGCCGTCACCGCCGCCCGGGGTGCGGCCCTCTTCCTGCTCTCCGGCAGCTACTCGATGCTGCTGCTCACCCGCTTCTGGAAGCAGCTGTTGTCCCTGCCCCTGTCCTTCTTCGCCCGGCGCCACCGGGGAGATCTGCTCAAGCGCCTCGAGGACCACCAGCGCATCCGCCGCGTCCTCCAGGGCGCCGCCGCCTCCGTGCTGCTCGACCTCTTCCTGCTCGGGGGCTACGGCGTGGTGCTGCTCCTCTACGACACCACCGTCTTCCTCTTCTTCCTCGGCAGCGCGCTCCTCTACGCGGGCTGGACGCTGGTGCTGATGCCGCGCCGCGGCCGCCTCGACGCCGAGCGCTTCCGCGTGGGCTCCGAGGCCAGCCGCCTGGAGCTCCAGATGATCGGCGGCATCCAGACCCTCAAGGCCTCCGCCGCCGAGCCCCAGATGCGCGCCGCCTGGGAGCGTCTCCAGGCCCGTGACTTCGCCGCGAGCCGCCGCCTCTGGCTCCTCGACACCCTCCACCAGGGCGGCACCCTCTTCATCAACCAGGCCATGTACCTGGGCATCCTCCTCTACGAGGCCTGGCTCGTCCTCCAGGGGCGCCTGTCACTCGGCCAGCTCGTGGCCACCCTCGCCATCCTCGCCCTCGTGCTCACCCCGTTGCAGAACCTCGTCTCCTTCCTGCACGACCTCCAGGACGTGGCCCTCTCCCTGCGCCGCGTGGACGTCATCTACGAGGCCGAGCCCGAGCCCTCCGGTCCCGCGACACCCGGCGCCGCCGCGATGTCCGCGCACGCTCCGGAGATCCGCCTCGAGCACGTCTCCTTCCGCTACGGCCCGCCCGACGCGCCTCCCATCCTGGACGACGTGAGCTTCACCCTCCCCGCCGGGAAGATGACCGCCATCGTGGGCCGCTCCGGCGCCGGGAAGACGACGCTCGCCCACCTGCTGCACGGCCTCTACCGTCCTCAACAGGGACGCATCCTCTACGACGGTGTCCCGCTCGAGGCGCTCGACTCCGCGCACCTGCGCCGCTCGGTGGCCTACGTCTTCCAGAAGACGGACATCTTCGACGGCACGCTCGCGGAGAACATCGCCCTGGGCGACGAGCGGCCCGACCCCGAGCGGCTGCTGCACGCCGCCCGCACCGCGTGCCTGGATGATCTGCTCGCGCTGCCCAACGGCCTGTCCACCCGCATTGGCGAGTCCGGCATCCGCCTCTCCGGCGGCGAGGAACAGCGCCTTCAGCTCGCGCGCGCCATCTACCGCAACCCCCGCGTGCTCTTCCTCGACGAGGCCACGAGCCACCTGGATGCCTCCACCGAGCGCGCCATCACCCTCTCGCTCCAGCGCGAGTCGGCCGGGCGCACCGTGGTGGTGGTGGCGCACCGGCTCTCCACCGTGCGCCGGGCGGACCTCATCGTCGTGCTCGAGCGCGGGCGGGTGGTGGAGCAGGGCACTCACGAGGAGTTGCTGGCTCGCGAGGGCGGGCACTACCGCGCGCTCGTGGAGAACCAGATGGAGGGTTGA
- a CDS encoding ATP-grasp domain-containing protein, producing MTTRSKTRPVLLVGSRDDAHVSEVARRLEAEGVQAIVVDTLAFPQETRLSLTDDLESISLDGQRLERPGAVYLRGYHSHPITFGVDAREAMEEDWRTTLVAFREKTTLLRGLVGRWEAMGVPIYNPLAADWRTPKPVQLALLAHAGLPVPRTLWTNEPEAVRRFAAGQRVAYKPVEGGAATRELGPEDLTDARLGALESAPVTFQELMPGEDVRVYVLDGKIIASLRILSSALDFRQNEERIDAFELPPEVARQCLRATEVVGLRWTGMDLKRDARGTLRFLELNASPMFLGFDARAGTDILGHLVRTLARSARSAAS from the coding sequence ATGACGACCCGCTCGAAGACCCGCCCCGTGCTGCTCGTGGGCTCCCGCGATGACGCGCACGTCTCGGAGGTGGCACGGCGGCTCGAAGCGGAGGGAGTACAGGCCATCGTGGTGGACACCCTGGCCTTCCCGCAGGAGACGCGCCTGTCGCTGACGGATGACCTCGAGAGCATCTCCCTGGACGGCCAGCGCCTCGAACGGCCCGGCGCCGTCTACCTGCGCGGCTACCACTCCCATCCGATCACCTTCGGCGTGGACGCACGGGAGGCCATGGAAGAGGACTGGCGCACCACGCTCGTGGCCTTCCGGGAGAAGACGACACTGCTCCGGGGGCTCGTGGGCCGCTGGGAGGCGATGGGCGTGCCCATCTACAACCCGCTCGCCGCGGACTGGCGCACGCCCAAGCCGGTGCAGCTCGCGCTCCTGGCGCACGCGGGGCTACCGGTGCCGAGGACACTCTGGACGAACGAGCCGGAGGCGGTGCGCCGCTTCGCCGCGGGCCAGCGCGTGGCGTACAAGCCCGTCGAGGGCGGCGCGGCCACCCGGGAGCTGGGGCCCGAGGATCTCACCGACGCACGGCTCGGCGCGCTGGAGTCCGCGCCCGTCACCTTCCAGGAGCTGATGCCCGGGGAGGACGTGCGCGTCTACGTGCTCGACGGGAAGATCATCGCGAGCCTGCGCATCCTCTCGAGCGCGCTCGACTTCCGGCAGAACGAGGAGCGCATCGACGCCTTCGAGCTGCCGCCCGAGGTGGCGCGTCAGTGCCTGAGGGCCACGGAGGTGGTGGGCCTGCGCTGGACGGGGATGGACCTCAAGCGTGATGCCCGGGGCACGCTGCGCTTCCTGGAGCTCAACGCGTCGCCGATGTTCCTCGGCTTCGACGCGCGGGCGGGCACGGACATCCTCGGCCACCTCGTCCGGACATTGGCCAGGAGCGCCCGCTCGGCTGCCTCCTGA